A single genomic interval of Trichosurus vulpecula isolate mTriVul1 chromosome 6, mTriVul1.pri, whole genome shotgun sequence harbors:
- the LOC118855032 gene encoding olfactory receptor 10AG1-like yields MENTRKLMEANLTDVVEFILLGFSDLPKLQGLLFGIFLVVYMSILIGNGLIIIITKTDRTLQTPMYFFLGNFSFLEICYTSVTLPRLLWNLGTQKRNISVLACAVQLCFFLTLAITECSHLAIMAYDRYVAICKPLYYPLIMNHKFCVHLVFASWIISIVSQIGQTCLIFSLHFCFPKLNHIFCDMAPLLKAACGDTYMNELSISIAMLIFVVTPFILILLSYFKIIVTVMKLKSAQGRSKAFSVCSSHLVVVLMYFGTGIVMYLRPKSEHSANFEKITSLLYLMITPVFNPLIYSLRNNDVIVALKKLILKWQDLQNK; encoded by the coding sequence ATGGAAAACACAAGAAAGCTAATGGAAGCAAATCTCACGGATGTGGTAGAATTTATTCTTCTGGGATTTTCTGACCTTCCAAAATTACAAGGGctcctgtttgggattttcttagttGTCTATATGAGCATCCTGATAGGAAATGGTCTCATCATTATAATAACCAAGACTGATCGCACTCTCCAAACTCCCATGTACTTTTTTCTTGGAAACTTTTCATTCTTAGAAATCTGTTACACATCAGTAACTCTTCCTAGATTGCTGTGGAATCTTGGGACCCAGAAGAGAAACATTTCCGTTTTAGCCTGTGCTGTAcaactttgtttctttcttactCTGGCCATCACTGAGTGCTCCCATCTGGCAATTATGGCCTATGACCGTTATGTGGCCATTTGTAAGCCTCTCTACTACCCTCTCATCATGAACCACAAGTTCTGTGTCCATCTAGTGTTTGCCTCCTGGATCATTTCCATTGTTAGCCAGATAGGGCAGACATGCTTGAttttctctcttcacttctgTTTCCCCAAACTCAATCATATTTTTTGTGACATGGCCCCTTTACTAAAGGCAGCCTGTGGAGACACATATATGAATGAGCTCTCAATCTCTATTGCTATGCTGATATTTGTTGTGACACCTTTTATACTGATACTGCTGTCCTATTTCAAAATCATTGTTACTGTCATGAAGCTGAAATCTGCACAGGGGAGATCCAAagctttttctgtttgctcatccCACCTAGTAGTTGTACTGATGTATTTTGGCACTGGCATTGTTATGTATTTGAGACCCAAGTCTGAACATTCAGCAAACTTTGAAAAAATCACCTCTCTTTTGTACCTCATGATAACCCCAGTATTTAACCCTCTGATATACAGCCTGAGGAACAATGATGTCATTGTAGCATTAAAGAAATTAATACTTAAATGGCAAGACTTGCAAAATAAATAG
- the LOC118854385 gene encoding olfactory receptor 5D13-like, with protein MVSPDKNQSSVVVFILLGFSDYSELQVPLFLLFLTIYTVTVLGNVGMTVVIRINPKLHTPMYFFLKHLSFVDFCYSTIVIPKLLENLVVQDRSISIKGCITQFSFGVTCGTIEMVMLAVMAYDCFVAICNPLLYTVSMSPKCCTLLVAVAYSWGIISSTVLTCELLVLSFCETKIIDNFVCEYSVFLSAACSNKQFTEVILFIFANLSTFGTLIIILTSYLFIFVTIFKMHSTSGRYKAFSTCVSHLTALTIFYGTILFLYCIPNSQNSWLLVKVRSVFCAVGIPMLNPLIYSLRNNDVKETFRKIIYLKIISH; from the coding sequence ATGGTGAGCCCTGACAAGAATCAGAGTAGTGTGGTCGTGTTCATTCTCTTAGGATTCTCTGATTACTCTGAGCTCCAGGTGCCCCTCTTTCTTCTGTTCCTCACCATCTATACAGTCACTGTGCTGGGGAATGTGGGCATGACTGTGGTTATCAGGATCAATCCCAAACTCCACACccccatgtattttttccttaagCACTTGTCCTTTGTGGATTTCTGTTACTCCACTATAGTTATACCAAAACTATTAGAAAACTTAGTTGTACAAGACAGAAGCATCTCTATCAAAGGCTGCATCACACAGTTTTCCTTTGGCGTCACCTGTGGAACAATAGAGATGGTCATGTTGGCAGTGATGGCCTATGACTGCTTTGTTGCTATATGTAATCCATTGCTGTATACAGTTTCCATGTCCCCAAAATGCTGTACCCTGCTAGTGGCTGTGGCATATTCTTGGGGTATAATTAGTTCTACTGTACTCACCTGTGAACTTCTGGTATTGTCATTTTGTGAGACcaagatcattgataactttgtaTGTGAATATTCTGTCTTCCTATCTGCTGCCTGCTCTAATAAACAATTCACTGAGGTAATCCTTTTTATCTTTGCGAATCTCAGTACATTTGGTACCCTCATCATTATCCTTACAtcctatctttttatttttgtcacaaTCTTCAAAATGCATTCAACCAGTGGGAGATATAAAGCTTTCTCCACTTGTGTCTCCCACTTGACAGCTCTTACCATCTTCTATGGCACCATCCTCTTCCTCTATTGTATTCCCAATTCCCAAAACTCATGGCTTTTGGTCAAAGTGCGCTCCGTTTTTTGTGCTGTAGGGATTCCTATGCTAAATCCCTTAATATACAGTCTAAGGAACAATGATGTGAAGGAAActttcaggaaaataatttatctcAAAATTATTTCTCATTAA